The following proteins come from a genomic window of Alphaproteobacteria bacterium:
- the rplB gene encoding 50S ribosomal protein L2: MALKTFKPTSPGRRQLVMVDRSELWKGKPYKALTEGLVSSGGRNNNGRITVRHRGGAHKRRYRIVDFKRTRFDISAVVERIEYDPNRTAYIALIKYDDGEYSYILAPQRLKANDRVVSGSKVDIKPGNAMLLKNIPVGTIIHNIEMKPGKGGQIAKSAGSYCQLVGRDGDNVLVKLTSGELRYISSNCMASIGAVSNPDHGNIKIGKAGRNRWLGIRPTVRGVAMNPIDHPHGGGEGKTSGGRHPVTPWGKPTKGKKTRNNKSTDNFIVRRRKK; this comes from the coding sequence ACCGACATCTCCTGGCAGACGTCAACTTGTTATGGTTGATAGGTCGGAATTGTGGAAAGGTAAACCTTATAAAGCTCTCACAGAGGGACTCGTAAGTTCAGGTGGCCGTAATAACAATGGTCGTATTACTGTTCGTCACCGTGGTGGAGCACATAAGCGTCGTTATCGTATTGTTGATTTTAAAAGAACAAGGTTTGATATTTCAGCAGTAGTTGAAAGAATTGAATATGATCCAAACAGAACAGCGTATATCGCGCTTATTAAGTATGATGATGGTGAATATTCATATATTCTGGCACCTCAAAGATTGAAGGCAAATGACCGTGTTGTATCTGGATCAAAAGTGGATATTAAACCTGGTAATGCGATGCTTCTAAAGAATATCCCAGTTGGAACCATTATTCACAATATCGAGATGAAACCTGGTAAAGGTGGACAAATTGCTAAATCAGCTGGTTCATACTGCCAATTGGTTGGTCGTGATGGTGATAATGTGCTTGTAAAACTAACCTCTGGTGAGTTAAGATATATTTCTTCGAACTGCATGGCTTCTATCGGAGCTGTTTCAAACCCAGATCACGGTAATATCAAAATCGGTAAAGCTGGTAGAAATAGATGGTTAGGTATAAGGCCAACCGTTCGTGGTGTAGCGATGAACCCAATCGATCACCCACACGGTGGTGGTGAAGGTAAGACATCAGGTGGTCGTCACCCAGTGACACCTTGGGGTAAGCCAACCAAAGGTAAGAAGACTCGTAATAACAAATCTACGGATAACTTTATTGTCCGTCGTCGTAAGAAATAG
- the rpsS gene encoding 30S ribosomal protein S19: protein MTRSRWKGPFVAEHLVKKANKVRESGRKEVIKTWSRASTIIPHFVGLTFGVHNGHKAIPVLVTENMIGHKFGEFAPTRTYHGHAADKKAKRK from the coding sequence ATGACACGTTCGAGATGGAAAGGCCCTTTTGTAGCAGAACATTTAGTTAAAAAAGCTAATAAAGTTCGTGAATCGGGTCGTAAAGAAGTAATTAAGACATGGTCTAGAGCTTCTACAATTATTCCTCATTTTGTTGGTTTAACATTTGGGGTACATAATGGACATAAAGCAATTCCTGTTCTGGTAACAGAAAATATGATTGGTCATAAGTTTGGTGAGTTTGCACCGACCCGTACATATCATGGACATGCTGCGGATAAGAAGGCCAAGAGGAAATAA
- the rplV gene encoding 50S ribosomal protein L22 — MVERRLNDNEAIASVKMLPTSARKLNLVAALIRGKSVADALNVLSFSKRRIALDVKKVLSSAIANAENNHQLDIDRLVVSEVLVGKSIVLKRFNARARGRGARILKPFSNLKIKVAEVVVDMNKSKSAKKMEKGA; from the coding sequence ATGGTTGAAAGAAGATTAAATGACAACGAAGCAATTGCTTCAGTTAAAATGTTACCAACAAGCGCACGCAAACTAAATCTAGTTGCAGCTCTTATTAGAGGTAAAAGTGTTGCAGATGCACTTAATGTTTTGAGCTTTTCGAAAAGAAGAATTGCTCTAGATGTTAAAAAAGTGCTTTCTTCTGCAATTGCAAATGCTGAGAATAATCATCAACTGGATATTGATAGACTTGTTGTTTCTGAGGTGTTGGTTGGTAAGTCAATTGTGCTTAAAAGATTTAATGCAAGAGCTCGTGGACGCGGTGCTCGTATTCTAAAACCTTTTAGTAACTTGAAAATTAAAGTTGCTGAAGTGGTTGTCGATATGAATAAATCTAAGTCAGCTAAAAAAATGGAAAAAGGGGCATAA